The window ACACGAAGAGAAGCTAGGGTCAAAAATAGGAATGAAAGGGAACCTTCTCtcaattaatttttgattttaaaatgcatatgagAAATTAAAAGTAGGGGAGAACTTTAGTTTTCTATGCTATATAACAGCAAGGTGGCAGATTTGGGTATAAAAAATATCCCCACCTGCAGCTTATTTTGCCTCCAGCGGAACAGTGTCCATCATAGGTAAACTTATGTGACTAGGTTCCCTTCCTTCAGTCTCAGTTATGGCTTTTCACATTGTTCCCTGCCTGCGTGATACCCATTTCCTCAGAGTGTCAGGGTCCCAATGTCCTTTGGGGCCCATTGCCCACCTCATCCCCTTTCCAACTGGGAAAAGAGCTGATAGGGGTAGAGACACCCCTCTGTGTCTCTTCAGTGGGAAATAAAGGATTAGACACAAATGTGGCCAATGTACTCAGTCCACCATCAACTCTGATAGCTATGAATGCTGATGGACAACCTTCCCCATGTCCCAGGTGTCTCGTATCAGCTTCCCATGAGATCAAAGGAGCCTCTGATCCATCGGCAGCAGCTTATTCTGCTCCAGATATTAGTaccacctcctccctcctcctcttccttcctggcCTAGCCAAGGGTCAAGCCCTCACCCACTCAAGCCCAACATTAAACTAACACCTGCATTTGTCTTCCCCAAAACTTCCAGATGCATATATACAACAGTTCATGTTTTGCATATGTAACAACCTTAGTAGAAATTTTCATACTGTGATTCCCTAACTTACATTCTGAAACATATAATTATGACTCAGATGTAATTTCTGATAATGAAGTTTCTGACAGAGTGGATCATTAGAATACAGTCTTTCTTAACAGAAGCATTAACTATGCAGTGAACATTCAAGCAAGTGTTTACCTACTGCTGTTCTAGATACAAACTAGAATCTAAAAAAATCACAGTGATAACCTTATGTTTTCAACCATACTGATAATTGGAAGAACAAATATCAATTCTCAACCAAAGCTAAGTAAATAAATGCACAAAATTAGCCATCTTAGCATTTCCAAAAAAAGCAGATAAACTCTCTAGATGTTAACCAATAAATAAACTTCTCTCTGCATTCTATgattattttactcttttctagaaaagaaaaatctaatttaTATTAATAGTTGAAAACATAATTCTACCGAGGGCATTATCTTTGTTTTATGGATCAGTCCACATATAATTAAATCCAAACCACAAAATTCACCCACAACCCATTCACCAGGAAATAAAGATTTTGTTGAGTATGACGCTTTATCATACTGAAAAGATGCATATATTTgctcagttatttatttttcaggtCTTTGAACAGAGAGGATTTGCAGTGGAGGCTATTATACAAGCGATCCTGCAGGCCCTGGGCAGGTATTCAAATGGCCCTGGTATGCCGCCAGACACCAGTGACAGATTATGAGATTTCACAATATCATAgtttataaattcaaaataaaagatgCAGCAGTCTccattttaaactcatttttgtGACACATGATAAAGATCAAGCTTCCATTTCTCatatcaaattataaaattaactgTTCAGTATCTCTAATGAggtctattaaaataaaactcttcAAAACTGGTATTTCTAGCATTCTTTAAAAgtgttacaattttaaaattctcttttaactATAACACACTTCATTATTAAATATGGGGGtatcattacttttatttttttagtttttatttttgagacagggtctcgcttcgtcacccaggctggagtgcagtggtacaaacatggctcactgcagtctcgatctcccaggctcaagcaatcctcccaccccagcctcccaagtagctaggactacaggcacatgtcaacacacccagctaatttttgtattttttgtagagatggggtttcatcatgttgcctaggctggtctcgaactgttgagctcaagcaatcagcctgccCCGACCTCCcacaaatgctgggattacaggcgtgagccactgcacctggccacatcattacttttattaaaaagttaaagattTTTATGCATTTGATTGTATATAATtttacctcaaaagaaaaaagaggaactataaacaaaatgtataagGTAATGGGAGTATACTGACATTTGCGACTTACTTTgaaaaatatccaaaaaataAGGTGGAacaatagatgaatagatagatatgTAATTATGAAAGTAAACTGTTAATCGTAGACTTTAGGTGGTGAGTATATAGGCGTTCACTGTAGaattttttcagcttttctgtatgtttgaacattttcaaaatagaatGTTGGATAGAAAAAAAgcttaaggctgggcacggtggctcatgcctgtaatcccagtgctctgggaggccaaggagggaggatcgcatgaggccatgagtttgagaccagcctgggcaacatagcaagatttctatttctacaaaataatttttattagctgggtgtggtggtgcacgcctgtagtcccagctactcaggaggctgatgcaggagaatcacttgagcccaggagttcaaggctgcagtgagccataatcgcgccactgcactccagcctgggtgacagagcgtgaccctgtctcgaaaagaaagaaagaaaagtatgtatgttatatgttatatatgtatatctcataGCCATCAGGATGTAATCCAATAATCCaagctcccttttttttttttttttgagacagagtctcactctattgcccaggctggggtgcagtggcatgatgatggctcactgcagcctcaaactcctgagctcaagcgatcctcccacctcagcctcccaaagtgctgggattacaggcatgagctactgtgcccagcccttaagGTAACGTTCTTAAACTTGGTACTTACAGAAGCTTTTGTGCTTTTAAGATGAAGAACTAGTAGGAGATATAatagcacaaaattatttaagacATATGTAAAAAGATGCAAAATTATTAATATGATACCACAGCAGTCATGTGTaaatatacatagaaaaataactagactaaaatgcaaataaaattgttGTGGAGTAGTAGAATTATGGGTGATTCCCCCCCTTTATTTCTTGAACTTTCTGTAATATAATCATACTTATAAATGCTTTCTgagcacatatatatatgcacatatgtatatttaaaaatattttctacaagTGCAATGAATGTAAAAGAACTATGAGGTGGGGTGTTGCCATGTCTAAATTTAAGAAAAGGAAcaggggccaggtacagtggctcaggctGGTAATGCCActgctctgggaggccgaggagagaggatcatttgaggccaggagtttgagaccagcctgggcaacagagaaagattccgtctctacaaaaaaagaaaaaaattagctgggcatggtggcatgcacctatagtcctagatactcaggaggccaacacaggagaggcaggaggatcatctgagcccaagagtttgaggttacagtgaactgtgatcatgccactgcactccagcctgggcagcagagcaagaccctgtctcaaaagaaaagaaaagaaaaaggaacaaaaaatattttgttttacaaaaaaggACTTGTGGGTTTACCTCCCTCCCCATTCTACcctttggattttgttttctctcatttttggTTCAAATACAAATGAGTCAAGCATGAATATAAACATACCAAATCAACATGGCCCACCCCTTTTTCATTCACATACTGGTAGTGTATTAAGGTCATGAACAGTTTTAGCTGTTTAGTTTTAGGCCAACTGCAGTGCCTTATTATTCTCAGAATCCATAAATGGAAGTAATATTCATCAAGGAGCAAAGCACGTGAGTCTGCTTTTAAGAGAATATAACCTACAACAACAacagtctatttttttaaagaatcattaaGGGCTAAAGTAAATGTCTTATAACTAGGTATCTTCCCAGATTATGGTATAATTTCCTCTACCTGGGAGAATCTAGTTAGTTGAGCCCCAGTCATTATGAGATGGCAGCAAAAACCACATTAAGTCACCTGCCTTGTTGAGTCATAAGGGAACACGTGGATTTGAGCCCGAGCCACTCTGACTTAGACAAGTCACTTCATCTCTCAGGGCCGCGCTTTCCTCCTGTATAAAACTAGGGCCTGCTAAGGTCCCTTTCAGCTCAAAAATTCTCTGAATTTCAGGCAACAGAGAGCACAGACTCCGAGAAACTGAGCAAGGACTAGGTTTTCTTTAACTCTACCCAGCTAATCCTTGCATAAGGAAAACCTGGCAGCATAAAAACACGTGAATTCGTGAAGAGGAACAACTCCACAGAATGCCCCGCATCCAAGAAGCATCTGGAGATAGGATGTGGAAACAAGGAGACATGAAATCGCTCCCATGTAACTAATCACAGGAAACAGCCTCActacagggcttttttttttttttttttgggaaaattCTTGGCAATCCCTCCCACTCGATGGACTCTAAACACACTATTAATTCCATTTTTGAAGCTGCAAATAAAGATTGTAGAAACATTATtaaatatcataaagaaaaaacaaagataataccTGAATGTATCTACTGTTTTCTTCACATCTACTTTAACTGTAAGTGATTTCTTCCTAAGATTGATAGGCGAGGGTTTCACATCAGAAAGTTTTTGACTTTTATCAAGTTGGTTACTGGAAGAATTGCTCTCTTTTCTACAAtccccttctttctttattttttccttccgtTTGTCATTACTAGATCTCAAATCaacatcatttttatttgaataagtACAGGCAATGCTGTCTTTCTTAGACGGTTTAAAAGGTTCTTTGACTTGTCCATCTtgagtctctctccctcttccagtATTAAAACAATCTAACTCTCTATTTAGAGGGCCTTTTTGAAAACTGTATTTTCTATCTTCTTCCTTACAGTACTTCTGAGTTCTCCCATCAGAAAAGTCCTGGTCCCCATCCAAGAGCTTAGGACGTTTGTGACGATAGTCATAGGACACTTTGGTTGCTGAACTGGTCTCTGGGTGTTCCCTCTCAGCATGTCGATAAGTTTGGGGCCCAAGGTTCCACTGGTCTGTGTCCTCTTGGTAAGGTGGGAGGGAATGCTCGGGCTTCCACTTTGGGTTCCTGGCAGGCTCTCTGCTTTCATACCTCTCCACATCTTTAGgtctttttgatgtgtgtccATATTTTCTGAAATCACGATCCTCAGGATACCTGTGTTGACATAAAGCAGGTTACACTTGCaatagagagaagaaagggagaattTATATGTGTAGAATGTTGGGCAGCATGGCTTTAAATGCAGAATGCAGTGGCAAGTTAATCTATAATCCCTTAAGCCAATTCTACAGGCACAAGGCAGTTAAAGAGGAAAATACCATCTTTTAAAAGTATTCTAGCCATCAACATGATTTactctaaaaagaaatatttcactaCTACCAGTACCCCATAACTAAATTACaatgctttttgtctttttagacaAAAGCTTTTCAAGGTGGTTATCTTCAACCATAAAGTAAACAGACCTTTTCACTTGAGGCTTTATATTAAATTACCGAGGTTTAATGTTTTCCTATACCTCTTCTGAAATGAGCTCCTTGTCTCAAAGTCTTCAGAGCCTCTTCTAGTTGACTGGgagtatttttcttcttgtatcCTCTGGTGCCTCAACTCATCTTCATGCCACTTTCCTTCAAATCTAAAAGAATCTGCTATTGACCTCTGAGGTGGTTTCCCTCCTTTCCCACTTCCTCTAACTCTGTGGTCATCAGGACTATACCCTCCTTGCACTTTCTGGGGATAAGAATTCCTCTCATGCTCTTTGTAGGGTATACCCTCTGAGTATTTGGGCATATACTGAGCTCTCCTGTTACTGTCCCCTCTTCCAGGCGAATATCCTCGGTGAGGCttatacatataaacattttctaaagaGTTTCTTATGTTAGGGGAAGGTGATCTATGTTCATAAGACTGGTAATATATATTTCCACGAGAGGGAATCCTTGGTTTACTCTGTCCATGTTTCTCACTGTCCATTCTCCAAGCGACGGGTCTTTTTGGATCCTTCCTATATTCACAGCCATAATGCCCGTGTGAATGTCTTTGCTTGTAGTGTTCAGCATTTCTAGGTACTGGTGATAAAGACCTATGTAAACAAACACAGAAAAGTGTAATTCATTTAATCAACTAAGTGTGTCTCAATATGACCTACCAAAAACAGTTGCTTTTCCTAGGATCCCTCGGCTTCTTCCACTCAAACTAAATTCATCAATTTGCTACATCTGCATTCTAAATTGTACATTTGGGGATCTGATTATGGTACTGCCCAATCAACAAGCATACTCTTTTCCATCTGAACTAAGGTATTCCATGTGCTTATCCAAATGAGCTGAGCACACCTGTCCCATTGGAGGAGGGCCAGCTTAGGTGCACAGCAGGATCAATTTTGGAAGACTGCTGACAGCAAAGTTCTGGCAAAAGAAGATGCAGTGACTTCAAAGGGCTAGTCAGCAAAAGCTTACATCCGGTTCAAAGGCCAGGTAAGAAACAAGCAGGAAGGCAAGACTCACACAAATCAATGTGTAGGAGGGTCTCCAGCAAACTGAACATTACCTCTGACAATAAATTAGAGTCTAAGATTTAATGATGCTACAATTCAAACTCAGACCCAAGCCAGGCCCAGAGTTTCTCCAGCTGATTGTCTACTTTCTCTACTAAGGCTGTATCAAGGAGCAAAACATATGTACTTAACCGGGGGAGAAGGGGGAACAAGAGGCTCTTAAGACTTGAATCTCACGCTTAGTTCCTCCAGAAATACCTCTAACATAGGTAAGTTGCTTTTCTTTCCCAGATCTGTTCCTTTGCATTTCTATGGAAAGATGTGCTGTTCGAACAGAGCTTGTAACTTCGGTGAAGTTATACTTTAAAGCAGCTATAATGCTCTCCAAGGACAGCACATCCTTTCTGGAACTACCTTCTCCATACCTCAGCATTGCCAACATTGAGGCTTGTGTTTCCACTAAGGCGGAAGGCTTCTGTATCCAGGGAAACCAGTCTGGGTTGCCTAGATGTAAAGAGAGGTGTGCCACTATCTGGGACACAATAAAGTTCCATTTTGCACCTGGGGACCTTTCACCCCATCTGAGCTGCCCAATTTCTCCATCTCCTCCCTGAGGATTTAATGTCTTCTAATCAATGAGGAAGCGATCCTTGCAGCTTTTGTTATGGCTCTCTCTTAGAAGCCACCATGGAGTTGGCGCAACCATGAGTGAAACCCTTTCCTTTCGATAAGTCTGTGCCCTCCCTACAAGAAAGGAGGGAGATCTACCTTCCTCATGTACCTACTAGGAGTTATATACTGAACTTGGCAATATTGCCCTCTGGAGTCATCAAGCTAGACATACCGGCAAGTGTTATTTAGCTAAAGCAGAAACTCTGCCATCCAGCTGGCTACACCTCATCACAGGAGGAAGCAAGTGGAGCCTCTGAGGACTTCCTGGAAGATTTCATCTCTTTCACAGCCAAGGAGAAAAGCTGGCAGCCAGAGTCAAAGGTCTTCCAGTCTGGACGGAATTCccaataatttacttttaatccTTACTTCACATTCAATATCGGTTTGATATGCTATTTTATATGTTTCATTGCACAGTGTCCCTTTCCTCTGAAGAAGGTTGCTGGAACAGTTgctattgtttttggttttcctaAAGGAACAAAAAAGACTCAAGGAGTCTGTTGAGAGACAATTCTCCACAGTCTCTTGAGTTCTGCACGCCTTGCGAGCACCCTGTGAGCAGAGGCACTGACGACCTTTGTTCTAAGGCAGTGTTGCAagatagagatagggtctcactcagGGAAAAGGGCTGATGTGTTTGCTGTCcaggataataaaataaatgtctccTCCAAGGCAAAGGCTGCATGGGTTTATCTGCAGCCCCTGATAAGGGACTCATGTTCCTCAGTTGTACTATAACCCCATTGCCTGTATGGAAAGCTCGCTGCCTCACAGCATCCATCCAGTGAGCGGCTCTGCAGTGCCAGCCCTCACAGGACCCAGAGGGTGGGGGGAATGACAGGAACATGAAGCTCAAGCTGCTTGCTACACTCTGAGTAATAAAggcctttgtctctgacccaagAGTGCCCTGTGGCAGGCTAATAATGTGTTAGTTTGCAAGTAAGGTAAAATATCAGATCCTTTATAGTTTTTAACAAAGAAACCTGAGAAGGAACCTGGAACTCAGGCACTAAGCTTGGCAGGGTCTCTTGTGTCCCTCACCAGCGCCTTTTGTCTTATCAAGAAATGACCtctgtgggccgggcacggtggctcacgcctgtaatcccagcactttgggaggccgaggcgggtggatcacgaggacaggagatggagaccatcctggctaacacagtgaaaccccgtctctactaaaaatacaaaaaattagctgggcgtggtggcgggcacctgtagtccgagctactcaggaggatgaggcaggagaatggcgtgaacctgggagacggagcttgcagtaagctgagatcacgccattgcactccagcctgggcgacagagcgagattccatctcaaaaaaaaagaataaaaataaaaaagtaaaaataaatgacctCTGTGATACCCTGTTAAAATCATTCACTTCTAtacattcccttttctttctcaagTTCCTTGCCATTACAAGTTGCTCCTGTGAATTACAAAATGAAAACTGTTGACAAAATGATTGATTAGTTACTGCATAACTGAAACGCATAAGCAAAATGGGCAAGTTATCTTAACATGAAAAATCTTGGTCTGCCTTTTTTGTGTGAAATGATGGTCCTTTTTAAGTCCTAGAAAATACTAGTCACATTTACAGCTCGGTGCCTTTGCTCCTGCTCTCTCCCTTAACTAGAATATTTCTCTTCACTCTTTATGTCTTTAGAAGTTCTACACATCCTGAAATGCCCAGATAAAATTGTTTTCATCTCTTCTTTGAAGACTTTCTTAGCACCCCCGTTTCCCTCcacaaaaacagaattatttcCTCCCTAGAAATCCAGAATCCTTTGTCCCAATAAGTAGCACAGCATTTTCCCCACTGTATCATAGTTGGCCATGGTGTCAATCTCCCAGCCCAACCACGTGCTTGCTGAGGCCAAAGAAGATGGCATATTTGCCTTTGTAGCCCAAGAACCTGCCTGTAGCAGGTGTACAATAAAGACTGGTTAAATTGTTCCAATCTAATTATACATACTTTTGATACTAccaagaaggaaagaggagaaatggACTATAATTGAACTATTCAAAACTCTATTATTCTGccatgaagaagaaagagaaaactccCTATTTTCTAACTCGAAATTTCTTTAAACAtattaattatgaaaaaataaaatgaaatccatACTGAGGAGTTCTAAACTACTCACTAATTCAAAAAATGTAATActctcaaagatgtttctcactctctcttgcgTGGCCACTGCATTGCTTTTCATTATGGATTAACTCTAGCCACCTGCTATGATTAAACAAAGCTGTCAGCTAATAGAATGTAGAAATACAACCTCTACTATGATAAAGTACCTACTGTGAATAACCAGGTCCCAGGAGCTTAAGTGTTTACTAGTACTGGTGAAATTGAAAGTCACAGCACATCCCAAATCCAAGCTTACTCTGCTAAGAACTGCTCACCTGTGTTTCCACCTGGGGGATCTAGATCGTGACCGTGCCATCCTTTGACACGTGAGCCACTATCCACTTTTTACACTGCAAAGAAACACAGGATTAGCAAGTTTGTAGAAAGAGCCTACAATATGATCTAAAACATAGCGAATGCTGCCAATTTACTTAAACcctttgtgcctcagcttcctcatctccaacatggaaataataataatagcacccCTTCTTATTGGAATGTTGTCaggataaaatgaattaaatcagGGGTCAGTAAACTTTGTCTGCAAAGTGTCGAATAGTAACTATTTTAGGCTTTGCGGGCCATATAAGGTCTCTGtcacatctgtttcttttttttaaagcaactctttaaaaatgtaaaaatgtgacAACATTGAGATGTGTCGTAAGTGTAAAATCCACATCAGATTTCAAAGAGttcatataaaaaatgtaaaatattttattaatgtatttctaatattaactacatgttgaaatattttgaatatactaGGTTAAAGGCACTGTATtggtcaaattaaaaaaataaaagtacaaaaactattTAGCTCAAGTGGGTCATACAAAAATAGGCCCGGCAAGTCAAATGCATTGTAGTTTAATGACCCCTAAATTAAATCATAAAAAGAGCTTATTGGTGTCTGGCAACAGCAACTGCTAAATAAGTattccaaaaaggaaaaattaccCAAAATTCCTCTATCTGAATACAAGCACTATTACTTTCCTGTCTTTCACCATGTACAGAAACACTTCATATAATCACAGTTTAAATGTTTAGGAATACGTGATGGTATactctgctttttaaattgttgaaTTCTAAGAATtacaatttcttcttttaaaatatcttttttttttttttttttgagacagggttttgctctttctcccaggctggagtgcagtggtgtgatcacagttcactgcagcctcaacttcccaggctccagcgatactcgacctcccaagtagctgggaccacaagcgtgcacgaccgcacctggctaatttttgtattttttgtagacacggggttttgccatgttacccaggttggtctggatctcctgtgctcaagcaatcctccgaccttggcctcccaaagtgctgggattacaggcgtgagctaccacatccGGTCAGAACTACAATTTCTAATACTCAACTGCTGCCTAACTTTCCACCAGACAAATATGCCCAAAATGTAATTGAACATTATTAGACATTTAGTTTGCTTCTGGTTTTTTGCTAAAACAAATAATGtcaaataagtaaattttaaaaggcacttctaaatttgatttttcaaatattcttcagtctttaaaagaaactgaTAGCTtcagaaactgaattttaaaaacacataagtAGGTATAATCTCCTATACTAGCTATTATTTACAACTCAGTAGTCCTCCTCAGTTCTGATACGAATATTAAATAGTTCCTAACTTAGTGGTCCCAAACCCCTGGTGGCTTCTAGAACGACTGCCATGGGCTCATGAATTATCATATAGCTACCGTGCACAGACTACAGAATAAATAAGCATATGTCTCATATATTATGCACCTCGATTTTGCAAATTTCTGAAGATACTACGGTGAAACTAAAATATAAAGGCTTCTTGTCACTATGCAGTTTTTCCACCCACAGATACAAAAAGTACAATTATTACAT of the Pongo abelii isolate AG06213 chromosome X, NHGRI_mPonAbe1-v2.0_pri, whole genome shotgun sequence genome contains:
- the BCLAF3 gene encoding BCLAF1 and THRAP3 family member 3 isoform X2, which translates into the protein MARSRSRSPRWKHRSLSPVPRNAEHYKQRHSHGHYGCEYRKDPKRPVAWRMDSEKHGQSKPRIPSRGNIYYQSYEHRSPSPNIRNSLENVYMYKPHRGYSPGRGDSNRRAQYMPKYSEGIPYKEHERNSYPQKVQGGYSPDDHRVRGSGKGGKPPQRSIADSFRFEGKWHEDELRHQRIQEEKYSQSTRRGSEDFETRSSFQKRYPEDRDFRKYGHTSKRPKDVERYESREPARNPKWKPEHSLPPYQEDTDQWNLGPQTYRHAEREHPETSSATKVSYDYRHKRPKLLDGDQDFSDGRTQKYCKEEDRKYSFQKGPLNRELDCFNTGRGRETQDGQVKEPFKPSKKDSIACTYSNKNDVDLRSSNDKRKEKIKKEGDCRKESNSSSNQLDKSQKLSDVKPSPINLRKKSLTVKVDVKKTVDTFRVASSYSTERQMSHDLVAVGRKSENFHPVFEHLDSTQNTENKPTGEFAQEIITIIHQVKANYFPSPGITLHERFSTMQDIHKADVNEITLNSDPEIHRRIDMSLAELQSKQAVIYESEQTLIKIIDPNDLRHDIERRRKERLQNEDEHIFHVASAAERDDQNSSFSKVKNIHTDGFQKPTHFIKSNFRKCIEKPYMNYTTQRKDIITHKPFEVEGNHRNTRVRPFKSNFRGGRCQPNYKSGLVQKSLYIQAKYQRLRFTGPRGFITHKFRERLMRKKKF
- the BCLAF3 gene encoding BCLAF1 and THRAP3 family member 3 isoform X3, with translation MARSRSRSPRWKHRSLSPVPRNAEHYKQRHSHGHYGCEYRKDPKRPVAWRMDSEKHGQSKPRIPSRGNIYYQSYEHRSPSPNIRNSLENVYMYKPHRGYSPGRGDSNRRAQYMPKYSEGIPYKEHERNSYPQKVQGGYSPDDHRVRGSGKGGKPPQRSIADSFRFEGKWHEDELRHQRIQEEKYSQSTRRGSEDFETRSSFQKRYPEDRDFRKYGHTSKRPKDVERYESREPARNPKWKPEHSLPPYQEDTDQWNLGPQTYRHAEREHPETSSATKVSYDYRHKRPKLLDGDQDFSDGRTQKYCKEEDRKYSFQKGPLNRELDCFNTGRGRETQDGQVKEPFKPSKKDSIACTYSNKNDVDLRSSNDKRKEKIKKEGDCRKESNSSSNQLDKSQKLSDVKPSPINLRKKSLTVKVDVKKTVDTFRKSENFHPVFEHLDSTQNTENKPTGEFAQEIITIIHQVKANYFPSPGITLHERFSTMQDIHKADVNEITLNSDPEIHRRIDMSLAELQSKQAVIYESEQTLIKIIDPNDLRHDIERRRKERLQNEDEHIFHVASAAERDDQNSSFSKVKNIHTDGFQKPTHFIKSNFRKCIEKPYMNYTTQRKDIITHKPFEVEGNHRNTRVRPFKSNFRGGRCQPNYKSGLVQKSLYIQAKYQRLRFTGPRGFITHKFRERLMRKKKEYTDVATGI
- the BCLAF3 gene encoding BCLAF1 and THRAP3 family member 3 isoform X6, translating into MARSRSRSPRWKHRSLSPVPRNAEHYKQRHSHGHYGCEYRKDPKRPVAWRMDSEKHGQSKPRIPSRGNIYYQSYEHRSPSPNIRNSLENVYMYKPHRGYSPGRGDSNRRAQYMPKYSEGIPYKEHERNSYPQKVQGGYSPDDHRVRGSGKGGKPPQRSIADSFRFEGKWHEDELRHQRIQEEKYSQSTRRGSEDFETRSSFQKRYPEDRDFRKYGHTSKRPKDVERYESREPARNPKWKPEHSLPPYQEDTDQWNLGPQTYRHAEREHPETSSATKVSYDYRHKRPKLLDGDQDFSDGRTQKYCKEEDRKYSFQKGPLNRELDCFNTGRGRETQDGQVKEPFKPSKKDSIACTYSNKNDVDLRSSNDKRKEKIKKEGDCRKESNSSSNQLDKSQKLSDVKPSPINLRKKSLTVKVDVKKTVDTFRKSENFHPVFEHLDSTQNTENKPTGEFAQEIITIIHQVKANYFPSPGITLHERFSTMQDIHKADVNEITLNSDPEIHRRIDMSLAELQSKQAVIYESEQTLIKIIDPNDLRHDIERRRKERLQNEDEHIFHVASAAERDDQNSSFSKNYTTQRKDIITHKPFEVEGNHRNTRVRPFKSNFRGGRCQPNYKSGLVQKSLYIQAKYQRLRFTGPRGFITHKFRERLMRKKKEYTDVATGI
- the BCLAF3 gene encoding BCLAF1 and THRAP3 family member 3 isoform X1, whose translation is MARSRSRSPRWKHRSLSPVPRNAEHYKQRHSHGHYGCEYRKDPKRPVAWRMDSEKHGQSKPRIPSRGNIYYQSYEHRSPSPNIRNSLENVYMYKPHRGYSPGRGDSNRRAQYMPKYSEGIPYKEHERNSYPQKVQGGYSPDDHRVRGSGKGGKPPQRSIADSFRFEGKWHEDELRHQRIQEEKYSQSTRRGSEDFETRSSFQKRYPEDRDFRKYGHTSKRPKDVERYESREPARNPKWKPEHSLPPYQEDTDQWNLGPQTYRHAEREHPETSSATKVSYDYRHKRPKLLDGDQDFSDGRTQKYCKEEDRKYSFQKGPLNRELDCFNTGRGRETQDGQVKEPFKPSKKDSIACTYSNKNDVDLRSSNDKRKEKIKKEGDCRKESNSSSNQLDKSQKLSDVKPSPINLRKKSLTVKVDVKKTVDTFRVASSYSTERQMSHDLVAVGRKSENFHPVFEHLDSTQNTENKPTGEFAQEIITIIHQVKANYFPSPGITLHERFSTMQDIHKADVNEITLNSDPEIHRRIDMSLAELQSKQAVIYESEQTLIKIIDPNDLRHDIERRRKERLQNEDEHIFHVASAAERDDQNSSFSKVKNIHTDGFQKPTHFIKSNFRKCIEKPYMNYTTQRKDIITHKPFEVEGNHRNTRVRPFKSNFRGGRCQPNYKSGLVQKSLYIQAKYQRLRFTGPRGFITHKFRERLMRKKKEYTDVATGI
- the BCLAF3 gene encoding BCLAF1 and THRAP3 family member 3 isoform X4 yields the protein MARSRSRSPRWKHRSLSPVPRNAEHYKQRHSHGHYGCEYRKDPKRPVAWRMDSEKHGQSKPRIPSRGNIYYQSYEHRSPSPNIRNSLENVYMYKPHRGYSPGRGDSNRRAQYMPKYSEGIPYKEHERNSYPQKVQGGYSPDDHRVRGSGKGGKPPQRSIADSFRFEGKWHEDELRHQRIQEEKYSQSTRRGSEDFETRSSFQKRYPEDRDFRKYGHTSKRPKDVERYESREPARNPKWKPEHSLPPYQEDTDQWNLGPQTYRHAEREHPETSSATKVSYDYRHKRPKLLDGDQDFSDGRTQKYCKEEDRKYSFQKGPLNRELDCFNTGRGRETQDGQVKEPFKPSKKDSIACTYSNKNDVDLRSSNDKRKEKIKKEGDCRKESNSSSNQLDKSQKLSDVKPSPINLRKKSLTVKVDVKKTVDTFRVASSYSTERQMSHDLVAVGRKSENFHPVFEHLDSTQNTENKPTGEFAQEIITIIHQVKANYFPSPGITLHERFSTMQDIHKADVNEITLNSDPEIHRRIDMSLAELQSKQAVIYESEQTLIKIIDPNDLRHDIERRRKERLQNEDEHIFHVASAAERDDQNSSFSKNYTTQRKDIITHKPFEVEGNHRNTRVRPFKSNFRGGRCQPNYKSGLVQKSLYIQAKYQRLRFTGPRGFITHKFRERLMRKKKEYTDVATGI